One Leptospira ellinghausenii DNA window includes the following coding sequences:
- a CDS encoding DUF6364 family protein, with translation MNTKLTLSLDDKIIKQAKEFAKQRNKSLSKLIEDYLGGISSKISSNEENLPPVTKKLAGILKGKKEIDIKNDIAHFLEKKYK, from the coding sequence ATGAATACTAAACTTACACTATCTCTAGATGACAAAATAATAAAGCAAGCAAAGGAATTTGCTAAGCAGAGAAATAAAAGTTTATCTAAACTGATAGAAGACTATCTAGGCGGAATTTCTTCAAAAATCTCATCTAATGAAGAGAATCTCCCGCCTGTGACAAAAAAATTAGCAGGAATACTAAAGGGTAAAAAAGAAATTGATATTAAAAATGATATAGCTCATTTTCTCGAAAAGAAATACAAATGA